The Sinomicrobium kalidii genome contains a region encoding:
- a CDS encoding TolC family protein: MCSEIIRKALRVSLTLFGLFAVFNPIRAQELSDEFTYEEFLAYVKKYHPIVRQANLVLSESQAKLLKARGAFDPKLEADFSKKNYDDKTYYSLFNGSFKIPTWYGIEIKAAFDKNEGVYMNPENYVPQDGLTSLGITIPVGQGLWINDRMAELKKGKLYVKLSNYERTLATVDAISEASVAYMNWKRDYEKVKLYEDFYRNAVERQEWIVRSIVLGELPPIDSVESGIVLKTRKLEWEKARLKLTKSRLKMSNYLWTENNIPLELSEHMIPQQNLKDQILDVLSLDNLLTEEINIENHPKINALNTKINIQEVDRKLKANSMLPKLSLGYSYISEPSYIDGFRMEDYKIRATFSFPVFLRKERAEMKLADIKLKNSRFGLQFEKQALQNKIRAQYNELNSYRQQIIINEDLVEDYQQMLNGEVKLFEMGESSIFYINTRENNLVKARVSNIDLKNTFFLSAIELYKTLAVPEED; encoded by the coding sequence ATGTGTAGTGAGATCATTAGAAAGGCACTCCGGGTTTCCCTAACACTTTTCGGATTGTTTGCGGTTTTCAACCCGATTCGTGCCCAGGAATTATCCGACGAATTTACATACGAGGAGTTCCTGGCTTATGTTAAAAAGTATCACCCCATAGTAAGGCAGGCCAACCTGGTGCTTTCAGAATCACAGGCAAAACTGCTGAAAGCAAGAGGGGCATTCGATCCCAAACTGGAGGCTGATTTTTCCAAAAAGAACTACGATGACAAGACCTATTATTCCCTCTTCAACGGAAGCTTTAAAATACCTACCTGGTACGGTATAGAAATCAAGGCGGCTTTCGATAAAAATGAGGGGGTATATATGAACCCGGAAAATTATGTCCCTCAGGACGGGCTCACCTCCCTTGGGATTACAATACCCGTAGGACAGGGATTATGGATAAACGACCGTATGGCAGAACTAAAAAAAGGGAAGCTGTATGTAAAACTCAGTAATTACGAACGAACACTCGCTACTGTAGATGCTATTTCCGAGGCATCGGTGGCATATATGAACTGGAAACGGGATTATGAAAAGGTAAAACTATACGAAGATTTTTACAGGAATGCCGTGGAAAGGCAGGAATGGATCGTAAGATCTATCGTATTGGGGGAACTTCCGCCTATAGACAGTGTGGAATCGGGAATTGTATTAAAAACCAGGAAACTGGAATGGGAAAAGGCCAGACTGAAACTCACAAAAAGCCGCCTTAAAATGTCCAATTATTTATGGACCGAGAACAATATCCCCCTGGAACTGTCTGAACACATGATACCGCAACAGAACCTGAAAGATCAGATACTGGATGTACTCTCACTGGACAACCTTCTTACGGAAGAAATCAATATAGAGAACCATCCGAAGATCAATGCTCTGAATACCAAAATAAATATTCAGGAAGTGGACCGTAAGTTAAAAGCCAATAGCATGTTACCGAAACTAAGCCTCGGTTACAGTTATATTTCCGAACCATCGTACATAGACGGTTTTCGTATGGAGGATTACAAGATCAGGGCAACGTTTTCCTTTCCTGTTTTCCTCAGGAAAGAACGTGCCGAGATGAAGTTGGCAGATATTAAGTTGAAAAACTCCAGATTCGGGTTGCAATTTGAAAAGCAGGCACTTCAAAACAAGATCAGGGCACAGTATAACGAACTGAATTCTTACCGGCAGCAGATTATAATTAACGAAGACCTGGTGGAAGATTACCAGCAAATGCTCAACGGAGAGGTAAAACTTTTCGAGATGGGAGAGAGTTCCATTTTCTACATTAATACCCGGGAAAATAACCTGGTAAAAGCCAGGGTATCCAATATAGACCTGAAAAACACCTTCTTCCTCTCGGCTATAGAACTGTATAAGACACTTGCCGTTCCTGAAGAAGATTAA
- the gldG gene encoding gliding motility-associated ABC transporter substrate-binding protein GldG, producing the protein MPVKVKRKHILPVAGVLVILVVLHYISASFYGRFDLTRDKRYTLSEASLKPLERTESPVHVDVFLGGDLPPQFRKLQDETRQLLEEFAARNKNVQFNFVDPLEDEENADAIIRELQSIGLTPLNFSREKGGKVSQEILFPWALANYGNKSVRISLLKNKLGATDEERVKNSVQQLEYVFADAFARLTIKDKQNIAVLRGNGELNDIYMADFLSTLRDYYNLAPFTLDSVATSPERTLAELEKYDMILAAKPTEIFTDNEKAVLDQYVMNGGRSLWLIDQVNAEMDSLYNESGKTYALPRDLNLGDMFFSYGVRINPVLVNDLYFTQVVLATGEGNESRYDPYPWYYSPMVFSRDNHPVNNNIEALRFEFANAMDTLENGIKKTVLLSSSPLSKTVGTPAEINLDIITREPDKESYNNGNQPLAVLLEGTFNSMYKNRVKPLELSNYREEGKDTKMIVISDGDLIKNQLNKGRPLELGYDKWTNNFYGNKEFLKNCVNYLLDESGLIYIRSKKVAIPFLDKEKVAAQRTRWKLVNLGFPLVLLAVFGIVFMFIRKRKYTSVKNHT; encoded by the coding sequence ATGCCAGTTAAAGTAAAAAGAAAACATATCCTCCCCGTGGCGGGCGTTCTCGTAATACTTGTGGTACTGCATTATATATCCGCATCATTTTACGGCAGGTTCGACCTTACCCGGGATAAGCGCTACACACTTTCCGAAGCCTCGTTAAAGCCCCTGGAAAGAACGGAAAGTCCCGTGCATGTCGATGTTTTCCTGGGTGGCGATCTTCCGCCGCAATTCCGTAAACTCCAGGATGAGACCAGGCAGTTATTGGAAGAATTTGCAGCGCGGAATAAAAACGTACAATTCAACTTTGTAGACCCGCTGGAGGACGAGGAAAACGCTGATGCCATTATCCGGGAACTGCAGTCCATAGGACTTACCCCGCTTAATTTTTCCCGGGAAAAAGGAGGGAAGGTCTCCCAAGAAATACTCTTCCCCTGGGCGCTGGCCAATTACGGAAATAAAAGTGTAAGGATATCCCTCCTGAAGAACAAGCTCGGGGCCACGGACGAAGAACGTGTAAAAAATTCGGTACAACAACTGGAATACGTATTTGCCGATGCCTTTGCACGGCTTACCATTAAAGACAAACAAAACATAGCGGTACTGCGGGGCAACGGGGAACTTAACGATATTTATATGGCCGATTTCCTGTCGACCCTCAGGGATTATTACAACCTGGCGCCGTTTACACTGGATTCGGTAGCCACATCTCCGGAAAGGACCCTGGCGGAACTGGAAAAATACGATATGATACTGGCTGCCAAACCTACCGAAATCTTTACAGACAACGAAAAAGCCGTGCTGGACCAGTATGTAATGAATGGCGGAAGGTCGTTGTGGCTTATAGACCAGGTGAATGCCGAAATGGATAGCCTGTACAACGAATCGGGGAAGACGTATGCGCTGCCACGGGACCTGAACCTAGGCGATATGTTCTTCTCGTACGGCGTGCGGATAAACCCCGTACTGGTCAACGACCTGTATTTCACCCAGGTTGTCCTGGCCACGGGTGAGGGGAATGAATCGCGCTATGATCCTTATCCCTGGTATTATTCACCCATGGTTTTTTCCAGAGATAACCACCCGGTGAACAATAACATAGAAGCGCTCCGTTTTGAGTTTGCCAATGCCATGGATACGCTTGAAAACGGGATTAAAAAAACAGTACTGCTTTCCAGCTCCCCGCTTTCCAAGACCGTCGGGACACCTGCGGAGATCAATCTGGATATTATTACCAGGGAACCGGACAAGGAAAGCTATAATAACGGCAACCAACCCCTGGCCGTTTTACTGGAAGGAACGTTCAATTCGATGTATAAGAACCGTGTAAAACCGCTTGAACTGTCCAACTACAGGGAAGAAGGGAAAGACACCAAAATGATCGTCATTTCGGATGGCGACCTGATAAAAAACCAGTTGAACAAAGGCCGTCCGCTGGAACTGGGCTATGATAAGTGGACCAACAACTTCTACGGTAACAAGGAATTCCTGAAAAACTGTGTCAATTACTTGCTGGACGAAAGCGGCCTTATCTATATACGCAGCAAGAAAGTGGCGATCCCTTTCCTCGACAAGGAAAAGGTGGCCGCACAACGTACCCGCTGGAAACTGGTCAATCTCGGCTTTCCCCTGGTGCTTCTGGCCGTGTTCGGCATCGTCTTCATGTTTATCCGGAAACGGAAATACACTTCCGTGAAAAATCACACCTGA
- the gldF gene encoding gliding motility-associated ABC transporter permease subunit GldF encodes MFAILKKEITSFFASPVGYLVIAIFLVLNGLFLWVFDGEYNIFNSGFADLTGFFQLSPWILLFLIPSVTMKSFSDEKKLGTLELLFTRPLSAWQIVLGKYSGAFVLVVIALLPTLLYVLTVRELGNPEGNLDTGSTLGSYFGLLFLVLSYTAIGIFASTLSENQIVAFLVSVFVCFLFYYGFEGLANLGMGNGISALGMKAHFDSISRGVLDTRDMLYFLSVAFFFLYITVVKLKNRPDAS; translated from the coding sequence ATGTTCGCAATACTAAAAAAGGAAATAACTTCATTTTTTGCTTCTCCCGTTGGCTATCTTGTGATTGCCATCTTTCTTGTGCTGAACGGACTGTTCCTTTGGGTTTTTGACGGTGAATACAATATATTCAACTCCGGTTTTGCCGATCTCACTGGTTTTTTTCAGCTTTCACCGTGGATATTGCTGTTTCTTATCCCTTCGGTCACCATGAAAAGTTTTTCCGATGAAAAAAAGCTGGGGACCCTGGAACTGCTCTTTACCCGCCCGTTAAGCGCCTGGCAGATCGTCCTCGGAAAATATTCCGGTGCTTTTGTCCTTGTGGTCATTGCATTGCTCCCCACTTTACTTTATGTGCTTACGGTCCGGGAACTCGGAAACCCGGAGGGCAATCTCGATACGGGCAGTACCCTGGGGTCTTATTTTGGCCTCCTTTTCCTGGTGCTTTCTTATACGGCTATAGGGATCTTTGCTTCTACCTTGTCTGAAAACCAGATCGTGGCATTTCTGGTCTCCGTGTTTGTGTGTTTCCTCTTTTATTACGGTTTTGAGGGGCTTGCCAACCTGGGGATGGGCAACGGAATCTCGGCACTGGGCATGAAAGCACATTTCGACAGCATTAGCCGTGGCGTTCTCGATACCCGCGATATGCTCTACTTTTTGTCTGTAGCGTTCTTTTTTCTTTATATAACCGTTGTAAAACTAAAAAACCGTCCCGATGCCAGTTAA
- a CDS encoding SAM hydrolase/SAM-dependent halogenase family protein encodes MAIISLTTDFGEKDHFVGAIKGAIYSESEDVRIVDVSHSVSPFNVLEAAYILKNAYKDFPKGSIHVFGVDSERTPENRHIAVLLDDHFFVGADNGVIAFVAGERKPEKIVEINIYNDLDTIFPCKDVFVKVACHIARGGTLEVVGKPVDKMKSLKTFAPIINTEQDQVTGHVIYVDNYGNVVTNISRQLFENVRKGRDFELYARNYRFDKIHNKYSDIVNFSVEKPRRDDDGKRLAVFNSAGYIELAIYRSNLETVGGASSLLGLNYRDVVTIRFL; translated from the coding sequence ATGGCTATAATAAGTTTAACTACGGATTTCGGAGAAAAAGACCACTTTGTAGGGGCCATCAAGGGAGCGATTTACAGCGAATCGGAAGACGTTAGAATTGTGGATGTATCGCATTCCGTGAGTCCGTTTAATGTGCTCGAAGCAGCCTATATTTTAAAGAATGCCTACAAGGATTTTCCGAAGGGGAGTATCCACGTCTTCGGGGTAGATTCGGAACGCACCCCGGAGAACCGGCACATTGCCGTATTGCTGGACGATCATTTTTTTGTCGGTGCCGATAACGGGGTGATAGCTTTCGTGGCCGGGGAAAGAAAACCGGAAAAGATCGTGGAAATAAATATTTACAACGATCTGGATACCATTTTCCCCTGTAAGGACGTTTTTGTAAAGGTAGCCTGCCATATCGCTCGTGGAGGTACGCTGGAAGTTGTGGGGAAACCGGTAGACAAAATGAAATCGCTGAAAACCTTTGCGCCTATCATAAACACCGAGCAGGACCAGGTAACGGGGCATGTGATCTATGTGGATAATTACGGCAACGTCGTGACCAATATTTCCAGGCAGTTGTTTGAAAACGTGCGGAAGGGAAGGGATTTTGAACTGTATGCCCGGAATTACAGGTTTGATAAAATACATAACAAATACAGCGATATTGTCAACTTCTCCGTGGAAAAGCCCAGGCGTGACGATGACGGAAAGCGGCTGGCGGTGTTCAATTCTGCCGGATATATAGAGCTGGCCATTTACCGGAGCAACCTGGAAACCGTAGGAGGTGCATCCAGTTTGCTGGGACTGAATTACAGAGATGTGGTGACCATACGCTTTTTATAA
- a CDS encoding PhoH family protein: MNEIIVELTEINPREFFGEQNINIELLKKYFPKLKIVARGNKIKAYGDEELLEEFDKRLDMLVMYFGKYNKLDENTIERILTSDDKDVYESPILENGQVLLHGVNGRLIKAQTVNQQRLVDQMKKNDMVFAIGPAGTGKTYTGVALAVKALKEKQVKRIILTRPAVEAGENLGFLPGDLKEKLDPYMQPLYDALRDMIPAEKLQNYLETGIIQIAPMAFMRGRTLDNAFVILDEAQNTTHAQMKMFLTRMGKNAKFMITGDPGQIDLPRRIISGLKEAILVLKDVKGIGVVYLDDKDVIRHRLVKNIIEAYKKIEHNSTS, translated from the coding sequence TTGAACGAAATAATAGTAGAACTTACCGAGATAAACCCGAGGGAATTCTTCGGCGAACAAAACATCAACATCGAACTGCTCAAAAAATACTTTCCGAAACTGAAGATCGTAGCCCGGGGCAACAAGATAAAAGCCTATGGCGACGAGGAACTGCTGGAAGAGTTTGACAAACGCCTGGACATGCTGGTCATGTATTTCGGAAAATACAACAAACTGGACGAAAACACCATAGAACGTATCCTCACCAGTGACGACAAGGACGTTTACGAATCTCCCATACTGGAAAACGGGCAGGTATTGCTGCACGGCGTTAACGGCAGGCTCATCAAGGCACAGACCGTAAACCAGCAACGCCTGGTGGACCAGATGAAAAAGAACGACATGGTCTTTGCCATTGGCCCGGCAGGTACGGGAAAAACCTATACCGGGGTGGCCCTGGCCGTAAAAGCGCTCAAGGAAAAACAGGTAAAACGCATCATTCTCACACGGCCGGCAGTGGAAGCCGGCGAAAACCTCGGGTTCCTCCCAGGCGACCTGAAAGAAAAGCTCGACCCGTACATGCAGCCGCTTTACGATGCCCTCAGAGACATGATCCCCGCAGAGAAGCTGCAGAATTACCTCGAAACGGGTATCATCCAGATCGCTCCCATGGCCTTTATGCGCGGACGAACGCTGGACAATGCTTTCGTGATCCTCGACGAAGCTCAGAACACCACACATGCCCAGATGAAGATGTTCCTCACCCGTATGGGCAAAAACGCCAAGTTTATGATCACCGGCGACCCGGGGCAGATAGACCTGCCGCGAAGGATCATTTCCGGACTTAAAGAAGCCATATTAGTATTGAAAGATGTTAAAGGCATAGGTGTCGTATACCTGGACGACAAAGACGTTATACGCCACAGGCTGGTGAAGAATATTATCGAGGCCTATAAAAAGATTGAGCATAACAGTACTAGTTGA
- a CDS encoding phosphoribosylaminoimidazolesuccinocarboxamide synthase has protein sequence MSNNTITSTNYNFPGQKDVYKGKVREVYSLNEDLLVMIATDRLSAFDVVMPRGIPYKGQILNQIATKMMKATEDIVPNWLIATPDPNVAVGHRCTPFKVEMVIRGYLSGHASREYKAGKRLLCGVSMPEGMKENDKFPEPIITPSTKADDGAHDEDISREDILKQGLVSEEDYVQLEAYTKALFQRGTEIAAQRGLILVDTKYEFGKTKDGKIVLIDEIHTPDSSRYFYADGYQERQDKGEKQKQLSKEFVRQWLIENGFQGKEGQQIPTMSDEYITSVSERYIELYEQITGEPFERADISDIEARIEKNVMGYLSSKT, from the coding sequence ATGAGTAACAATACCATAACCTCCACCAACTATAATTTTCCGGGACAAAAAGATGTTTACAAGGGGAAAGTCCGTGAAGTATACTCCCTGAATGAGGACCTGCTGGTCATGATAGCTACAGACCGGCTCTCGGCATTTGATGTGGTGATGCCCAGGGGTATCCCTTACAAAGGACAGATACTGAACCAGATCGCTACCAAAATGATGAAGGCTACAGAAGACATCGTACCTAACTGGCTCATTGCCACTCCCGATCCTAACGTAGCTGTGGGCCATCGGTGCACACCTTTTAAAGTGGAAATGGTGATCCGGGGATACCTTTCCGGTCATGCTTCCCGGGAATACAAGGCGGGAAAACGCCTTCTTTGTGGCGTATCCATGCCAGAAGGAATGAAGGAAAACGACAAGTTCCCCGAACCCATTATCACCCCCTCCACCAAAGCAGACGACGGCGCCCATGACGAAGATATATCACGTGAAGACATCCTGAAACAAGGTCTCGTTTCCGAAGAAGACTATGTTCAGCTGGAAGCTTATACCAAAGCCCTTTTTCAACGAGGGACGGAAATCGCTGCACAACGGGGGCTTATTCTCGTAGATACCAAATATGAATTCGGAAAGACCAAAGACGGTAAAATCGTATTGATCGACGAAATACACACACCCGACTCGTCCCGGTACTTCTACGCCGACGGCTATCAGGAACGCCAGGACAAGGGCGAAAAACAGAAACAACTATCCAAGGAATTCGTACGCCAGTGGCTTATAGAAAACGGATTCCAGGGCAAGGAAGGCCAGCAGATCCCAACGATGAGTGATGAATATATCACCTCGGTATCTGAGCGCTATATCGAACTTTACGAACAGATCACAGGAGAACCGTTTGAAAGGGCTGACATCAGCGATATTGAAGCCCGTATCGAGAAAAATGTGATGGGGTACTTGAGTTCTAAAACCTAA
- a CDS encoding MFS transporter yields the protein MHKNSSTYVNPETSAEKTVFPVLFALSFSHLMNDTLQSLIPSIYPLVKESFKLSFAQIGLITLTFQLTASLLQPLVGLYTDKYPKPYSLAIGMGFSLTGLVVLSMAPNFATVLVAVGLIGMGSSVFHPEASRIAHMASGGRHGMAQSLFQVGGNAGSSLGPLLAAMIIVPFGQFSVIWFSLAAMLAIIVLSRVGRWYSNNLHRLPARKKKKNDHALGHRLSKRQVTWSVVVLLFLIFSKYIYMTSLTNYYTFYLIDKFDVSVQASQVYLFVFLFAIAAGTFFGGPLGDRFGRKYVIWFSILGIAPFTLLLPYVNLFWTGVLTVLIGLILSSAFSAILVYAQELIPGKVGMVSGLFFGFAFGIAGIGSAVLGDVADATSIRYVFKMCSFLPLLGLLTVFLPSEKQKV from the coding sequence ATGCATAAAAATTCTTCTACCTACGTAAACCCGGAGACTTCGGCGGAAAAGACCGTTTTCCCGGTATTATTCGCCCTGAGTTTTTCACATTTAATGAACGATACCCTGCAATCGCTCATTCCTTCCATCTATCCGTTAGTGAAGGAATCTTTTAAGCTAAGTTTTGCCCAGATAGGGCTAATTACCCTTACGTTCCAGCTAACGGCTTCCCTGTTACAACCGTTGGTGGGATTGTATACGGACAAATACCCCAAGCCATATTCCCTGGCTATCGGAATGGGATTTTCCCTTACCGGCCTGGTCGTACTGTCTATGGCACCCAATTTTGCTACCGTACTTGTGGCAGTGGGGCTTATCGGAATGGGGTCGTCTGTGTTCCATCCGGAAGCTTCCCGCATTGCCCATATGGCTTCGGGAGGAAGACACGGCATGGCACAATCGCTTTTCCAGGTGGGCGGGAACGCCGGGAGTTCGCTCGGACCTTTGCTTGCGGCGATGATCATTGTACCGTTCGGACAGTTTTCCGTGATCTGGTTTTCGCTGGCGGCCATGCTGGCCATTATCGTATTGTCCCGCGTAGGCCGGTGGTACAGTAATAACCTACACAGGCTCCCGGCCAGAAAGAAAAAGAAGAATGACCATGCCCTGGGACACCGCCTTTCCAAAAGACAGGTCACATGGTCTGTAGTTGTACTGCTGTTCCTTATTTTTTCCAAGTATATCTATATGACCAGCCTTACGAATTATTATACCTTTTACCTGATCGACAAGTTTGATGTTTCCGTACAGGCTTCGCAGGTATATCTGTTTGTATTTCTCTTTGCCATAGCCGCCGGAACTTTCTTCGGAGGACCATTGGGCGACCGGTTCGGACGTAAATATGTGATCTGGTTCAGTATACTGGGAATAGCACCTTTTACGCTTTTATTGCCTTACGTAAACCTGTTCTGGACGGGAGTGCTTACCGTTCTTATCGGGCTGATACTGTCTTCGGCCTTTTCTGCCATACTGGTCTATGCACAGGAACTCATCCCAGGTAAAGTAGGTATGGTTTCCGGGCTGTTTTTCGGTTTTGCCTTCGGTATCGCCGGAATAGGTTCGGCCGTGCTGGGTGATGTGGCCGATGCCACCAGTATCCGTTACGTATTTAAAATGTGTTCTTTCCTGCCGTTGCTGGGATTGCTCACCGTTTTCCTGCCTTCAGAAAAGCAAAAGGTATAA
- the mnmE gene encoding tRNA uridine-5-carboxymethylaminomethyl(34) synthesis GTPase MnmE — MLPNDTIIALATPSGAGAIAVLRISGKEAINIVDAKFRSVKGKKLSGQKSHTIHLGHIVDGAKVLDEVLVSIFKGPHSYTGENVVEISCHGSPYIQREIIQLFLRNGCRMADAGEFTLRAFLNGKLDLSQAEAVADLIASDNEASHQIAIQQMRGGFSGEIEKLRQELLDFASLIELELDFAEEDVEFADRSRFEELLKRIELVLKRLIDSFAVGNVIKNGIPVAIVGAPNVGKSTLLNALLNEERAIVSDIAGTTRDTIEDEMVIEGIGFRFIDTAGIRETEDVIESIGIKKTFEKITQAQVVIYLFDASHFGENSDTIVVEIEKIKNKFPQKPLLILANKIDLADTNQIKNSLDYENLLLISARENIGTENLKDKLLEFVNTGALRNNETIVTNSRHYDALLKALEEIQKVQHGLQSGLSGDLLAIDIREALYHFGEITGQVTNDELLGNIFANFCIGK; from the coding sequence ATGCTGCCAAACGATACTATCATAGCCTTAGCGACGCCCAGCGGTGCGGGTGCCATTGCCGTTCTCCGGATTTCGGGAAAGGAAGCCATAAACATTGTGGACGCAAAATTCCGGTCGGTAAAAGGGAAGAAACTGTCCGGACAAAAGAGCCATACCATTCATCTCGGCCATATTGTTGACGGTGCTAAGGTACTGGACGAAGTTTTGGTGAGCATATTCAAGGGACCTCACTCCTACACCGGGGAAAATGTAGTGGAAATTTCCTGTCACGGCTCTCCCTACATACAACGGGAGATCATCCAGCTTTTCTTAAGGAACGGTTGCCGTATGGCCGATGCGGGAGAATTTACCCTGCGCGCATTCCTCAACGGCAAGCTCGATCTCAGTCAGGCCGAAGCCGTGGCCGACCTCATCGCTTCGGATAACGAGGCTTCTCACCAGATAGCCATCCAGCAGATGCGCGGTGGTTTTTCCGGGGAAATAGAAAAACTGCGCCAGGAACTCCTCGACTTCGCTTCCCTCATAGAACTGGAACTCGACTTTGCCGAAGAAGATGTGGAATTTGCCGACCGAAGCCGGTTCGAAGAACTCCTGAAACGCATAGAACTGGTCCTGAAACGGCTGATCGATTCGTTCGCCGTAGGTAATGTTATTAAAAACGGCATTCCCGTTGCCATTGTAGGTGCACCCAACGTAGGGAAATCCACCCTGCTCAATGCTCTACTCAATGAAGAAAGGGCTATCGTAAGCGACATCGCCGGAACCACCCGCGATACTATTGAAGATGAAATGGTCATTGAAGGCATTGGTTTCCGGTTTATAGATACGGCAGGTATCCGCGAAACGGAAGATGTGATAGAAAGCATCGGCATTAAAAAGACTTTTGAGAAGATCACCCAGGCACAGGTGGTCATTTATCTTTTCGATGCCAGTCATTTTGGAGAAAACAGTGATACCATAGTGGTGGAAATCGAGAAAATAAAGAACAAGTTCCCGCAAAAACCCCTCCTTATCCTGGCCAACAAAATAGACCTGGCCGACACGAATCAAATAAAAAACAGCCTGGACTACGAGAACCTGCTGCTTATCTCAGCCCGGGAAAACATTGGTACCGAAAACCTGAAAGACAAACTGCTGGAATTTGTAAACACAGGGGCACTCCGCAATAACGAGACTATCGTCACCAACAGCCGCCATTACGACGCCCTGCTCAAGGCTTTGGAAGAAATTCAGAAGGTACAGCACGGGCTGCAATCCGGCCTGTCCGGGGATCTTCTGGCCATTGATATCCGCGAGGCGTTATATCATTTCGGGGAGATCACGGGGCAGGTAACCAATGATGAGTTGCTGGGAAATATTTTTGCTAATTTTTGTATTGGTAAATAA